In Lacrimispora indolis DSM 755, a genomic segment contains:
- a CDS encoding DeoR/GlpR family DNA-binding transcription regulator codes for MSKSQREEEILEILKLNNYATVDYLAEKLFISPSSIRRDLSNLESKGYVRRSYGGVTLISQPATIAPFSFRRQENRKEKMAIVKNAVKLITPDSSIFIDSSTTALNFAFLLNPSLNTTVYTNNMQLAHHLASKHIKTYAAGGLVSDFDNVVTTGSYTLGMLENIYVDQMFFTCTALSPGGQIMDVNEEETVVRKFMLARAQKRVFLCIKERFGQFSQHMAATLDDVEYVVSDEKLPDEFTEKFKHVHFISSDNNGSTERGETVDYPATD; via the coding sequence ATGAGTAAAAGTCAGCGGGAAGAAGAGATATTGGAGATTCTAAAATTGAATAATTATGCCACTGTGGATTATTTGGCGGAGAAGCTTTTTATCAGCCCATCCAGCATACGGCGGGATCTGTCCAATTTAGAGAGCAAGGGATATGTGCGGCGTTCCTACGGAGGAGTAACCTTGATTTCCCAGCCGGCAACGATAGCGCCTTTCTCTTTCCGCAGGCAGGAAAACCGGAAAGAAAAGATGGCCATTGTCAAAAATGCCGTAAAACTTATTACTCCGGATTCTTCCATATTCATTGACAGTTCCACTACTGCTCTGAATTTTGCTTTTTTGTTGAATCCGTCTTTAAATACCACCGTTTATACCAACAATATGCAGCTGGCTCACCATCTGGCTTCCAAGCATATTAAGACCTATGCGGCCGGCGGGCTTGTATCAGATTTTGATAATGTGGTGACGACTGGATCCTACACTCTGGGGATGCTAGAGAATATTTATGTTGATCAGATGTTTTTTACCTGTACGGCACTTAGTCCGGGCGGACAGATTATGGATGTAAATGAGGAAGAAACGGTTGTCCGCAAGTTTATGCTGGCACGGGCTCAAAAACGGGTATTTCTTTGTATCAAAGAGCGGTTCGGGCAATTCTCACAGCATATGGCTGCCACGCTTGATGATGTGGAATACGTTGTGTCCGATGAAAAACTGCCTGATGAGTTTACGGAAAAATTTAAACATGTCCATTTTATCAGTTCAGATAACAATGGGAGTACGGAAAGGGGAGAAACCGTTGATTATCCAGCGACAGATTGA
- a CDS encoding HAD family hydrolase: protein MDIKHIIFDLDGTLWNTTELSAMAYNRALQKDGRSALHITPDVIKQEFGKTISTIADELFPEFDKDTRNELMDQCDCFNTVCLDEADCDMLYPGVREALEQLSQYCRLYIVSNCQSGYIEMFLKKYGLEPYITDIECFGNNGKNKAENISLLMERNGIQKAVYVGDTAGDYDSATMAGIPFIFASYGYGNIKQSAHSISHISELVDFVAQ, encoded by the coding sequence ATGGATATAAAACATATAATTTTTGATTTGGATGGAACGCTGTGGAATACCACTGAACTATCTGCCATGGCCTATAACCGGGCGCTCCAGAAAGACGGCAGAAGCGCTCTCCACATCACACCGGATGTGATTAAGCAGGAATTTGGCAAAACCATCAGTACCATTGCTGATGAACTGTTTCCTGAGTTTGATAAAGATACCAGAAATGAGCTTATGGATCAATGCGACTGCTTTAATACTGTCTGTCTGGATGAGGCAGACTGTGACATGCTGTATCCCGGAGTCAGAGAAGCCCTTGAACAATTGTCGCAATATTGCCGTCTCTACATTGTCAGCAACTGTCAATCCGGCTATATTGAAATGTTTTTAAAAAAGTATGGCCTGGAACCGTATATCACTGATATAGAGTGTTTTGGCAATAATGGGAAAAACAAGGCGGAAAATATCAGCCTTCTCATGGAACGTAATGGAATACAAAAAGCCGTTTATGTAGGTGATACAGCCGGTGATTACGATTCCGCAACCATGGCAGGCATTCCTTTTATCTTTGCCTCCTATGGATACGGCAATATTAAGCAAAGTGCCCATTCTATCAGCCATATTTCGGAATTGGTGGATTTTGTTGCGCAGTAG
- a CDS encoding IS30 family transposase: MFTYEDRLSLQKYLKDSLSFMEIARRMDKNPTTISREVRKYSSHIATGYPGFPFNACKSRFNCRKKKICGKECTRKSDSYCKLCQSCNANCTDFLEEICMARFRAPYVCNGCQTIGKCTLLKTVYDAEHAHIHAHEKISASRSGLCVSEGEISRLNHIITPLVEQGQSVNQIYINHQDELMCSEKTIYNYIDACLFDIRNIDLPRKVKFRERYKKPEFKVDKGCRINRNYKNFCEFLEKSPDANLVQMDSVIGEKGGKCLLTLHFVECSFMLAFLRDANTSKSVTVIFDNLHQTLEHELFKKLFPVILTDNGSEFSNPKAIEYGPDLFSGLRTRVFYCDAGSPYQKGAIEVNHELIRRVLPKGTSFNNLTQDDISLMMNHINSYKRKKLNNRSPYETFSFYHGEEVLLKLGCNPVAPGDIMLKPVLLKK, encoded by the coding sequence ATTTTTACTTACGAAGACAGGCTCAGCCTGCAAAAATATCTTAAAGATTCTTTGTCATTTATGGAGATCGCACGCCGCATGGATAAAAATCCAACTACCATCTCCAGAGAAGTGCGTAAATACAGCTCGCACATTGCCACTGGTTATCCCGGGTTTCCTTTCAATGCCTGTAAAAGCAGATTCAATTGCCGGAAGAAAAAAATCTGTGGAAAAGAATGTACTCGTAAATCAGATAGCTACTGTAAGCTGTGCCAGTCCTGTAATGCGAATTGCACAGACTTCCTTGAAGAAATCTGTATGGCAAGATTTCGGGCACCCTATGTCTGCAATGGTTGCCAAACCATTGGTAAGTGCACTCTTCTGAAAACTGTTTATGATGCAGAGCATGCTCACATCCACGCACATGAGAAGATTTCTGCCTCAAGGAGCGGTCTTTGTGTTTCAGAAGGGGAAATTAGCAGACTCAATCATATCATTACGCCTCTCGTGGAACAGGGACAATCGGTCAACCAGATCTATATCAATCATCAGGATGAACTGATGTGCAGTGAAAAGACAATCTATAACTACATTGATGCATGTTTGTTTGACATTAGAAACATTGATTTGCCAAGGAAAGTAAAGTTCCGAGAGCGATACAAAAAGCCGGAATTCAAAGTTGATAAAGGCTGCCGGATCAACCGCAATTATAAAAATTTCTGTGAGTTCCTTGAGAAATCTCCTGACGCGAACCTTGTACAAATGGACTCTGTCATCGGAGAAAAAGGAGGCAAATGCCTTCTTACCCTCCACTTTGTGGAGTGCAGCTTTATGCTTGCTTTTTTACGTGATGCGAATACTTCAAAATCAGTAACCGTTATTTTTGATAACCTGCATCAGACACTGGAGCATGAGCTGTTTAAAAAGCTGTTTCCAGTGATTCTGACCGACAATGGAAGTGAATTCTCAAATCCGAAAGCAATTGAGTATGGACCAGACCTTTTCTCCGGCTTAAGGACCAGAGTATTTTATTGTGATGCTGGAAGTCCATACCAAAAGGGTGCGATCGAAGTAAATCATGAACTGATACGCAGAGTCCTTCCCAAAGGAACAAGCTTTAACAATCTTACACAGGATGATATCAGCTTGATGATGAATCACATTAATTCTTATAAAAGAAAAAAGCTGAACAATCGTAGTCCCTACGAAACCTTCAGCTTTTATCATGGAGAAGAGGTTTTACTAAAACTTGGATGTAATCCGGTTGCCCCCGGAGACATCATGCTAAAACCTGTTCTACTCAAAAAATAA
- a CDS encoding response regulator transcription factor — protein MFRMILADDEPVITKGIKKLVDWKGLGIEITGEYEDGKAALDGIIREQPDMALLDIHMPKKSGIDILKELKQLGISTRVIFISGFQDFQYAKDALTYGAVDYLLKPIIKDELVNTIEKCLISMKRDTLLFKTEEGKGDEQMEFPSPSYNKLVEVEECKYLPVVAEVVCDRSVSLQEQKLIRFSAISFLEDFLMERNQGIVFVKNRNMVMVIKNPDQCQIGDLLWEIMEEADQAMKCRLAFIVGEPVDSMGEIPAAYEKCLSMEGYFYFAGQFHIPVFRWGGPVFKKKVSLEDIREGRAKLMDAMVAQDEKGFTMACEQFKRLVSIAADGRKEDACFHYASTIRILEERFDTLGIKGPELDFKEILDLSRKTVGYGELAEQFLQYFIQYKEEIRQAVARGDKKDIIHAREYIEKHYMENLTLEVLAGEVHMNPYYFSSFFKKSSGENFKDYLNKVRMKHGVSLLVSTDKKTAEIARETGFRDHRAFAELFHRFYGETPTSYRKRIREKGDFRA, from the coding sequence ATGTTTCGAATGATTCTGGCAGATGATGAACCGGTGATCACAAAGGGGATTAAAAAACTGGTGGACTGGAAAGGGCTTGGAATAGAAATAACAGGGGAATACGAGGACGGAAAGGCAGCTCTTGACGGAATTATAAGAGAGCAGCCGGACATGGCTCTTCTGGATATCCATATGCCGAAAAAAAGCGGAATTGATATTTTAAAAGAGTTAAAACAGTTAGGAATCAGTACCAGGGTGATTTTTATCAGCGGTTTCCAGGATTTTCAGTATGCAAAGGATGCGCTTACCTATGGGGCGGTGGACTACCTTTTAAAGCCGATTATTAAAGATGAACTGGTAAACACCATTGAAAAATGCCTGATCAGCATGAAAAGGGATACCCTTTTGTTTAAGACAGAGGAAGGAAAAGGGGATGAGCAGATGGAATTTCCCTCTCCTTCCTACAACAAGCTGGTGGAAGTGGAGGAATGCAAATACCTTCCGGTGGTAGCGGAGGTGGTTTGTGATAGGTCCGTAAGCCTTCAGGAGCAGAAGCTGATCCGGTTTTCCGCAATCAGCTTTCTGGAGGATTTCCTTATGGAAAGAAACCAGGGAATTGTATTTGTCAAAAACCGGAATATGGTAATGGTCATAAAAAATCCGGATCAGTGCCAGATCGGAGATCTTCTTTGGGAGATCATGGAAGAGGCGGACCAGGCCATGAAATGCAGACTGGCTTTCATTGTGGGAGAACCGGTGGATTCCATGGGAGAAATTCCGGCGGCTTATGAAAAGTGCCTTTCCATGGAGGGCTATTTCTATTTTGCAGGCCAGTTTCACATCCCGGTTTTCCGGTGGGGAGGTCCTGTTTTTAAAAAGAAGGTGTCCTTAGAGGATATCCGGGAAGGCAGAGCGAAGCTGATGGATGCCATGGTTGCGCAGGATGAAAAAGGATTTACGATGGCCTGTGAACAGTTCAAACGGCTGGTCAGCATTGCGGCGGATGGGAGAAAGGAGGATGCCTGTTTTCACTATGCCAGCACCATCCGTATTCTGGAAGAACGGTTTGACACCCTTGGAATTAAGGGGCCTGAACTGGATTTTAAAGAAATCCTGGATTTGTCAAGAAAGACCGTTGGATACGGGGAACTGGCGGAACAGTTTTTGCAGTATTTCATCCAATACAAAGAGGAGATCAGGCAGGCCGTGGCAAGGGGAGATAAAAAGGATATCATTCATGCCAGGGAATATATCGAAAAGCATTACATGGAGAATTTGACACTGGAGGTGCTGGCGGGTGAGGTTCACATGAACCCCTATTATTTCAGCAGTTTCTTTAAAAAGAGTTCAGGGGAAAACTTTAAGGATTATTTAAATAAGGTTCGAATGAAACACGGAGTATCCCTGCTGGTTTCCACTGATAAAAAGACAGCGGAAATCGCCCGGGAAACAGGGTTTCGGGATCACCGTGCTTTTGCGGAGCTGTTCCATCGCTTTTATGGGGAAACGCCCACCTCTTACCGGAAAAGAATCCGGGAGAAGGGGGATTTTCGTGCTTGA
- a CDS encoding helix-turn-helix domain-containing protein, with protein MAIIINIDVMLAKRKMSVTELSERVGITLANLSLLKNGKVKAIRLSTLEGICEALDCQPGDLLEYKKSEISQAEID; from the coding sequence ATGGCGATTATAATAAATATTGATGTGATGCTGGCAAAAAGAAAAATGAGTGTAACAGAACTATCTGAAAGAGTTGGGATAACATTGGCAAATCTTTCCCTGCTCAAAAATGGTAAAGTAAAAGCGATCCGATTATCAACCTTAGAAGGAATTTGCGAAGCTTTGGACTGTCAACCGGGAGATTTGTTAGAATATAAAAAGTCTGAGATATCGCAGGCTGAAATTGACTGA
- a CDS encoding DUF2975 domain-containing protein, translated as MKQRIPTIFLKMVIGFIGIAALAFCVFLLPLFANEMAVIMPEWAFLKYPFLICMYVTMIIFLVALYQAIRLIGYIDKGEVFSELSIKSLKNMKISGIMMTVLLYLSGMPVVYAEAQIEDAPGLVIIGFAIASIPLVVATFVAVLQRLLQEALEIKSENDFTV; from the coding sequence ATGAAACAACGGATTCCAACAATTTTTCTAAAGATGGTGATAGGTTTTATCGGAATTGCTGCACTTGCTTTTTGCGTATTTCTGCTCCCTTTGTTTGCAAATGAAATGGCGGTAATAATGCCGGAATGGGCATTTCTCAAGTATCCATTCCTCATATGCATGTACGTAACAATGATAATTTTTCTCGTTGCATTATACCAGGCCATAAGGCTGATCGGCTATATTGACAAGGGAGAGGTTTTTTCTGAGTTATCTATAAAATCATTAAAAAACATGAAAATATCGGGAATAATGATGACTGTCCTTTTATACTTATCCGGTATGCCGGTCGTATATGCTGAGGCTCAAATCGAAGATGCCCCCGGCCTCGTAATTATCGGGTTTGCCATTGCTTCAATCCCCCTTGTAGTTGCAACCTTTGTGGCTGTTCTTCAAAGGCTCCTGCAAGAAGCTTTAGAGATAAAGTCAGAAAATGATTTTACGGTTTGA